The genomic region CCTGAGTCCACGAATAAAGGTGTGTGATCCGAGATTCCGCGCGGAGAGCCTGAACCGTTATGAGAGGAAACTTATGTTCCCACTCGACGCTCGCGAGGACTCGATCAAGCTTCTCATACGTCGGGTTTCGCAAAGCATTAGCCCAAGTAAACTTTCTACCGGAAAGCTCTATCTTTcttagatccaagctttcaataatggtattgaacataaacgaccatcaaccgtcaaaattatcattatccttttcctctctcctcctaatgatattgaaatcacccccaactAAAATTGGGAGTTGTTAGGATCCGCAGATTCGAACAAGGTCTGCCAAAAACTCCGGTTTAAGCTCTGGCTGCGCGGCCCCAtacaccgccaccaaagcccagttaaacCCATCAGCCTTGGACCTGACTCGAAACTTAACCGCGAAGTCACACATCACTACGCCTCGTACTTCCAGCGAATCACATCTCACTCCAAgcaagatcccacccgatcttcctcgcggagaaaggcaatgccaatcaaaatcaacaccGCCCGATAAAGTGTTGAGAAACTGGGGCgcaaaattatctctaccagtttccgagAGAGCAATAAAATCTAATCTATGCTCCAGAGACACCTcaacaagaaaccttcttttagccaagtcctttagacctctgctattccaaaagattactttcatatttcatcatgaaagtTTTTAGTAGTCTGAATCCTAGCACTCCTGCGAACCGCCGAAGTGGGATAAATCTTCCGCTTCCACTTCTGTTTGGGTCTACTTTGATCCTCCAtccggtcctcataaccgggctcaGTGGGTCTAGGTATAGCCTCCTCTAGAGTTGCATCCTCTTCCTCCGACTCTGGAATGGATGGTGCAAGATCCGCACAAAGATTATCGAGCACGCTGACCCCCAACGCATCAATCTCTGCATCGTTCATGGGTTTTACCGCTGCTAGGTTTTGAATTGTCTCTAAAGCgcgctccgcctccaaatctagGAGATCATTAACCAAATTGCATATTTCACTATCATTACTCCCTAGCGAAACTCCTAGTTGGTTTGCGTTATGAATAATCTCCTCATTAGGAAAATGCAAAATTGAATTAGATACGTTGacagacataccagtagtgacctcaatgtcacgaagcttggccgcccgcatAGCGCACCTCTACTACATGTCATCAACCTCCGGGTGCTCCTGGATACGACAGCTCATCCGTCGTCTCTCAGAGACCGGGTCTAGGATCCCACCAAAAGCAATCACCTCCTCCCGAGTAAAACCTCTCTCTGAATCACACGAAGGGTCAGCCAGAGTTACCGGAGGTGGGATCCCATGCCCCACAGACGCGTGCCTCATACCACGGTCCTGGGCCGCCGGTAAGCCTGGAGAGGGGAAcgcgggggccgcctgcccgagcgcTCCTCCCGCCCCAACCCTCTGGCCAGAGGATGACACCGGTTCCGCAGAAGACGCGGCCTTCCTGGCCGCCAAAGGGGAAGTGGGggtcgaggccacctgccccagaccACCCCCCTGCGCCACTGGAGGAGTGGCCACAGTCGCCGCCGCCGGAGATGAGGGgaccgaggccacctgccccggactGCCTCCCCCACACCCGGCCGCATACAGACTCAAAAGCCCCACCGACGTCGGCCTCGAACCAACGCTGTGGGACTCAGGTGCACCGAGAGAGAGGAGTACGCGGGCCGCCTGCCCGTACTCCCCGCCCGTCCCGACCCTCTCCATGGGCTGCGCGGCCACAGAGTCTGCCGGAGGAGAGGAAGGAGCCACGGCCACCTGCCCATAGCCCCCTCCGCTAAGGTCAACCACCGCCGTCGGTGAGGCCACGGTCAGAGTGGGAGAAATAGGGGCCACCTGCCcagactcctccccccccccccccgccatcgGCCGAGGTCATCAGAGCGACAATCACCTCCGATTCCTTGAGCACCGGGCCCTCAGCAGCATCAAAATCCAGCGAAGGGAGCGTATGCTCGCGCACGTCATCGGCCTCCACCCGGTCACTCCAAAGTATGGGAGGAGCAGAAGCTGGCTCAAACGACCCAAATCTCAGCGCATTCATTGGCACTGAAGGGGAAGGTATTGTCCCGTCCCCAGGTGTCTGAATGATGGGCCCCGAACCGGTTGACATCTCATGTCCAGTATCAGCCCCAGGCGCTTCCTTGGCCGCAGAACTATCATCTCCCTCGTGCATGTCTGTATCAGAACCATTGATGGCCTCAGCGAATAGCTCAGAATCGTCAAACTCAATCTCAAGTGTGAATATTTCGCCTGGATATATCCACGGCACCGCATCAGGCACAAACTCAATATCCCGAACACTCACCAATAAACGAGCCACCCCGTGAGCTCGGGTGAAGGCCATATCCACTCGCTCAGTTTTCCCAACCAAAATACCCAGGCTAGCAACAACCCGAGCATCCTGCATCAGCTTCGAGGGAGCCCCAGAAAAACGTAACCATACCTGAGTAAGAGGCTTGCCCTGTGGCTCGACCTTCTTCCACTCATGGAACTCCAGTATACATTTTGTGCCAGGCACTCGGCACAGCCCGAAACTCAAAATTCTCTGCAAATCCTCAATAGAAGGGAAGTCAACCTTGTACATGTTCCCACTGGTAGTCACCTGGAACCAACTCCATAAGCCTATGCACTATATGAGTCTCAGAGACAATACATTTGGTAACTTTCACAATGCCAGTGGCCATGCTCGGGGTCTCCTCTAGGATCTCTCGCGCACTAGGACACTCAAAGAACATCAGTTCCGCACAATATACACCATAGATAGTAGGGTGAATTCCATATATGCCACTCAAAACTTGGGTGTATCTGCATATGCCATTGAAAATTTCCCTCTGCCAAATATGCCACCGAAATTTTGCACCGCGTACATATATGCCACTACCGCTAGTTGACTGTTAGTTGACTGTGTAGAAGCTCTCACGTGATGTCAGTTTTTTCCAGTAAAGACCATTGTATCCTTTGAGCCATAtgttaaaaaaaatgaaactaagATAAAAAACTTGCCAGTTGCGCTCGACCTGCATCCATCCCCATCCGCACGACCTAGCGCTCGTTCCCTAGTCCCCATGACCTGCATCTTGACCTAGCCGCCGCCGTCGACGGAAGCCACCGCCGGTCCCGAGCAGCCTCTCCGCCGCTGGTCCCCCACGCCCCCCCATCCCACATCCCCACCGGACCTGAGCAGCCGCAGGTGCCCGTCCCACCGGACACGAGCCGCAGCTGCCACTCCCCGCCCCGGCGGTGGAGTGGCTGGTCTCTGCCGCGGCCCCCTCCCCACGCGGTGCCAGCAGGATGGCGCCGCCGGCTGCCACATCTGCATCGATGGGAGCACCGCAGCAAGCACCACCCAAAGGCGTCGGCGGATGCCAGATCGGTGGCGACGGGAGCACATCAAGTATCGGCGGCACATCTTGTACTTTCATGCTGAAATTAATTAAAAAGTTCATCCTTCATCTTATATTCATGTAAAAAATATTGAATTGGAATACAATAGAAATCAGTATATCATTTGGCTAAATGGTCACAAGGTATGTTCAGGGGTAAAATCGTCTTTTCAACTGCCACTTAACAGTCAACTAACAGTCAACTCACGATAGTGGCATATCTGTATGTAGTGCAAGTTTTCAGTGGCATATTTAGGGGAGGGAAATTTTCAATGACATATGAGGGTACGGGCAAGTTTTGAGTGGCATATATGGAATTCACCCTAGATAGTAATAGTCGGCATCTGATCACGCAAAATCGGGCACTCCCGCGTATCATGTGCCGGCTTGCTGCAGGTATCACAGAGCTCAGACACGCATTCCGCAATGAACTGACCCTTCTCACCACAACGATAGCACAACATCATCTCCTTCTTACGCGCCCACTTAGTCGCTATATCAGTGTCGGCCATCTCTGCCTCAACCGAACCTGTCGCAGTAGTCACGGCGGTAGCCAGCGCGGTGACCACCTCCATGGCCTGACCGGACAGTTCCGGCGTGTGACCGGCATCGGCCGCCTCCGCGGAGTCCGTATGCTCAACAAGAACAGGCGGGGGAGGATAACGTTGCCGGTACCTGCCACCTCGGCCACCACGGCCACGGTGACCACGGTACCCGCCTCGTTGCCGGTAGTCAGGGCCCGATGCCCCCTCGACAAAGCCACCCGTAGGGCCGTAAAAAGGTCGCTCGGCTGTACCATCGTTTTGCCAAGCATAACCCCGGCCGCCACCCGTCGACAACGACCCTCGGTGCTGGCCTTCACCATATGCATCATACCCATCATCACCCCATTGACCCCAGGGCGGTCCGTTAGCACCACTGTTGACTAGGCCATGAGGCAAACCCGCCTCTCCAGCACTTGACTGAGGCGACTGTGTCTGCGTCTGCACTAGCCCATGCTGCTTCTGTGTTGGCCTCGTGACGTGGTGTGGCGGCGGCGCGGCCCGCGGATTATGGAGGGGCACTTGAGCAGGCTGAACGACCAACCTGGGTTGCGGCGGCCGTGGCCCGTGCGCAATACCGCCCCGTCCCGCGGCCACAGTCGGGCCAGCCCCGCCCCGACCCGCAGCGGCCACATCACCTGGAGCCAGCGCCGGCGGCCTCTGGCCAGGCTGACCTCCACCGCGACCCGCGGCACCTCCGCGACTGGCGCGACCACAGAGACCATCTGCGGGGCAGAGCCCGGCAAAACTGCACTGCCGCGTCCAGCACCAGCAGCGGACGGAGCCGCCCCTCGTCCAGCACCAGCAACGGGCGATGCCACAGTACCGCGACCAGCCCCAGTCCCCACAGCCACTTTCTTCGCCAGCGGTGCACCGGCCCCTCGGCCGGACATGGCCAGGAGAGGTGGGATCCGAGCCGCACGTCCAGGTCCACACGAGAGAAAGCCAGGCGTTGCCCTGCGCCGTCGAACCCTAGCGCGCGGCGGCTGCTCACGAGAATTACATCGGTCGAACGCGATCGTGCGAGAATCGGCACAGCCAATATGGGATGGCACCGGTTCAACCTGGGCCTCTTAACCAGTTGACCCCGGCCCACCCAATTGCGGCCCAGACTCCGCCTGACTCGGCCCACTTTGATTGAGAAGGAAATTCAAACGATTCTGTCGAGCAGCTGTGATCCCGATCGCCGGCAAATCCGGCACTGACACCGCGGCCGACGCCGGCGCCGGTCCAGCCCCTGTCCGGCGAGCAGGCTTTCTCCTAGTCACTACTTTCCATGAATCCGGCCGGATCAAATCGAAAATAGTTAAGTTCGGTAGACTTACCTTGGGGAGAGGGCCCTTCCATGGCCTgatcgccgccgttcgccgatgAACCACACGCCGGATCATCTCCTTCTTCTCTCCCACGTGAAGTCCTACCCTGGCAGGATCATCAATAGGCAAGACCTTGTCAACAGTCAATGCCACTTCATCTTTGGCATAACCGGAATTAAAGAATTCGCAAATGAGATCGGAGGGCGACCGCGACGGCGGGGATGCCGGAGTCGCATCCGCATCTCCGTCCGCATCATCCTCATCGGCGTCAGCAAGGGCCCAGAACCGGCCCCCAACTCGCCTGGAGGATGAAGGGGGTGCTCCGGTGGTCGCCCCTGTAGTCGCCATCTCAGTCGATGGACTACTCAAAATTTTCACATTCAGTTTTGCCTAGGCCCGACCTGCTGGCAGACGTGTCGAGCGCTGATTGGTGTGGTTGTTGTTCATCATGTCTAGTGCAACGCGAGTCATGAGGGCGATGGCCCCTTTCAGTCTTGCACGAGAAATAAAAAGACGTGCCATTTGAGCATGTCTACTCCAGGAAGATATTCAGTACCCAAATTTATCACTTTGCTGAAATACCTATTTTCTTTGTGGCACATTTGCAACTTTAGATTGCTTGCACTACTTGCTTGCTATTTTATCGCTGTGTTAATAGATATTCATTGTTAGATTGATTGGACTCTCATTTCTCGTCATCCGCTTCATGTACGACTATCTCAGTGTGTTACCCTCGACCAACGTTGTCCGCTCCATGTTCTCCATTCCTTACTAAATGAAGATTTTTCACTCAAAATAAATGCTAAAACAGGAGTCGACATCTTAGTTTTGGTTGTTTCTAGTGAGCTTTGTTCACTACGTTTCACCGTAAGAGTGCCGTTGGCCGTCCTACTCCAACAAATTCTATGGTGTTTCTGTAAATGTTGTGGGATGGGTTGTCTAGTTTGGTCTTTCTAGTATGTATTTGTGCGTGTCTTGTTTCCTTTGATGATTAATGAAGGCACATTAGTTTTTTAGAGAATGTAATTGCATATCACCACGGTCATACATTGAGCTGTGACATCTGGCATTGCGTCGGGAACAATCAATTTTTTTTCCTACACCGAGATCAAACTAAACACAAACACTTTACACAGGGTAGCCCACCTCGGGACACACATCACATGGGCTCCATGAAGAAACACATCAAATAGggattactagcaaaagagcccgtgcgttacaacggaacaaaaaaacataacacacgctcttaatcCAACAACCATCACttaagaccacaataggtccatctcctttattttagcgaggcatcatatttgtgttgccactTATCGTCCTTCTCATCCCCGCCGGCGGTGACCTCAGTGTTCACACAAACTGAAATGTGTTTGAATGTGGTTAATCCgaaggcctctctctctctctctctctctctctctctctctctctctctctctctctctctcacagagaAATATGTTGTTTTCCCTGCGATGTTTTTaaaaggtatgcatgtgtagttattgatgttttcttttccctatatggttatagtTGGTGCTTATTTGCAATCTGGACCGCCATTGATACAAAAAAACGGATCATGCACAAtagattataagtttgcttccaaaaaAATATGTAAAATAAACATCCTATTCAGATTccacatatttttctaataaaatttcatatataacatggtaaaatcaaagttacggtttaaaagataaagaTAATTTCGAAAattatttgtttgacttaaatgtCTTCCAAagtaatatttaaaaatacttaacaggtacaaataatctcatattcatattctacatatttttctaatcaaatttcatatataacatgtttaaatcggagttactaaaagatatgaatgatttagaaaagcatttgtttgacttaagtATGATCTGCGGATGAATTACCTACAAGGTCAGGTGGTTttcgaaaaatataaaataaaagttcgggtgtgacttaaatccagaCTGTGGGTTGATTTAAAAAAACATAAAGACTTTTTTGGCAAAATGAGGCGacggtgtgctttattattaggtagagaggTGCAAGGCAGGCCCGGGCCAGCCACATGTGCACCAGTGCCGGCCGCACAGGGCCTCTGATTTTTAGGGGCCCGGGATTTTTTATAGCAGCTCAGTGCACAATACATATGCTAGTGAAGTGCAATTGGCCTGACCGCCCAGGGCTAAAAAAAGGATCAGGCGTTTATTACAGCAACCCCGATTACAGGCGCGGCCGGCGGTTCGTTCGCTGATTTCTAGGATCGAAGCCATGACCTCGCGCTAGTGAAAAAGAACCGCAACCATCTCAATAATCAGCATTGTAAAGCACCAGAAGGAATATCCCATATAAATACTATCACAAGTTTATAAAGACGCCACTTTCAGCTGGTGTTTGGAGATGTTTAACTCCATATCTAGCATTCTGTTCGAGCTATTTTCCAATTATTTGCGGCTTAATGAAAAATACCCAAGTATAAAAATTATTTATtagtttccccctgattgctgatAATATAGAATGCTTTTGAGGTGTTTTGATGAAATCGTCACATTTCTTATTTAAGGCGGTTTTTAAAAATATTTTAACTATAACATTGACAGTTTTTTATGAAATGTTAAAAAAAAGGCCTTCGATTGACAACCGTGTTATGTTAAGGCGCTTGTAGCCTGTGGATGGATGACGACTTGGTCCTATGCTGTAGTGTCTCTTCGCCAAGCATTCTTCTAGTGGTAGgcctattttagagtttggcacaggGCCTCTAATTTTGCCGGCCCGGCCCTGGTGCAAGGTCTTAATAGGAGCGTGATAGCAAGATGCGGCATGGGCCCGGCCTGCTCGAGGAGGTGTCAAGCCCTTCTTTGTGCGTGTGTCGTAACAGTGCGCCGTCCAAAGCAATCACTTTTTGGATCCAGTAGTTCCATAAGTTTATATCCTCGGATACCATCGCATCCCGTCGAAATGCAATGGATGCAAGGAAAACATCACGATGTGGCGCAGTAGAGCGCGCAGAGCAATAATCGTACTGAGATGCTGTGAGAGCGTACACATGCATCATGTTGGCTTCGTCCTGTTGGTTCACACTACACACACACTGTTAGTAATCTATCGACACGACATGAACCGCTCCACGTGAAACTGAAAGCCAGATGCCGGACGAGCCTTTATCGACCGTTGCTTCGGTGCTCCCCCTAACCCAATTTCCCAGGGGTAGTCttgcgaaatcactaattgaggagcgctCCCGGCAACGATTAGTCGGGGAGCGCTCCCCGCGCGCCAAGTATCACGCGCGTAGCGGTCCTGAGACTTTTCCGACGCGCTGCGCGCGCGACACTTGACGCGCGCACGGCTTCTTCCGTAATTTTTGGTTTCCGGTTTCCCTttatggtttttcctttttttactttAGTCCTTATACTTTTAATATTTTGTAATACCTTTTGATCTGTTTTGCGATCTGTTTCTCTCTGGTGTGTGCGAACCCTCATCGCGCACTGTTTTTTTTTGCCGTCGTCTCCGCCCGTCGCTGTCGCTGCTCTTGTGTCGTGGTTACGGCGGCAGCTGTTTTCGCCGCCGCGCTTGTTGCCTGCTCTTACGCCGGTCCTTCTCTAGCGTCGAGCGTGCTCCCCCCTTGGTGATATCGTCGTTCCCTACTGGTTGCCTTCGTGGGTTCCCTGTTTCCCTTGTTCGTTTctctttttgttcccattatatttccgggatatggtgatttatggggtagttacgggtggggagtaccaacactatcagatgtcaagtttcaactgggttttgtgggattagttatggcttgtcctttttgccgTATGCCTGGTGGCTCGTGTTCTTCTATTGATTCTTCTGTAGATGGGTTCAGTGTGGTCCTGGATCGGCATTGTTGGAGGCGTGTTGTAAGAAAATCATTTTATAGTTGTTCAATTTTTTGCACACGCGCTTATTTCTTTTGTTGCTGCCCATGCTATTTAGATTTTGattatgatccttgttttgatttgTTGTGCAGTATGTTCCGTGCAGTGTTAGAGCTCATCTTGCTCGTTACATCGAGGAGTGTAGAGCTTTAGCTATAAGGAGGGGTGACGAAGATACTGATCTTGCTCTTTAGTGCAGTGAGGGTTATTTGTATGGTGTTCTATTTAGTCATAGTCGGGtgaggagcaaattccatggtccTTCCTCGGAATGACTGGTCAGTGATTATGGTGTTCGTCCTCGTGATATAATGACCATTAGGCTTGAACATTATGGAACTTGGATTGGTATTGATTTTTATCGTGTTGGtaatgtttatttttcatgaagTTTTTATCTAGTTTTATTGtatattttgatttttttgttCCCTTGAGCCTGTGTAATTATATTTTGTAGCTCTACATGGTTTGAGCGACACCGAGAAGGAACTTGTTGGGAGTTGTTATTACACCCATGGTGTTTTTCTTAATTATCAGCAGATGTATTTCATGAGGTGTCAACTATTTGATGATGAATACATACCCTGCTGTCCTTTTGTTCACAGGATTGATTCAATGAATGTTAATGGTCATCATATGGTCATATTTTTTTCCcattgtttttctttgtttctatttatttatttatttatttttattacgtCTTCTA from Triticum aestivum cultivar Chinese Spring chromosome 4A, IWGSC CS RefSeq v2.1, whole genome shotgun sequence harbors:
- the LOC123088250 gene encoding uncharacterized protein isoform X1 — protein: MATTGATTGAPPSSSRRVGGRFWALADADEDDADGDADATPASPPSRSPSDLICEFFNSGYAKDEVALTVDKVLPIDDPARVGLHVGEKKEMIRRVVHRRTAAIRPWKGPLPKVIF
- the LOC123088250 gene encoding uncharacterized protein isoform X2: MATTGATTGAPPSSSRRVGGRFWALADADEDDADGDADATPASPPSRVGLHVGEKKEMIRRVVHRRTAAIRPWKGPLPKVIF